A window of the bacterium genome harbors these coding sequences:
- a CDS encoding VOC family protein, with amino-acid sequence MATRTEYQHGEFSWVQLGTNDPAASRRFYGGLFGWQFNDMPAGPNMTYTFLELDHKSVGGAFDTKDMGEHIPPHWMPFINVRSADEIAKRTKANGGRVLMGPDDVMDVGRQVAIADPTGARVAVWEAKKHKGAALVGEDGAMCWNELMTPDIEAAGRFYRTVFDWSSELVDTSADSSYTIFKGGSTMIAGMMARPQRLKDVPPNWLTYFGVKDVDASAAKVRELGGRINMPPTDIPDIGRFSVCADPQGAVLAIAHFLPPTH; translated from the coding sequence ATGGCAACGAGGACCGAATACCAGCACGGCGAGTTTTCGTGGGTGCAGCTGGGCACGAACGACCCGGCTGCGTCCAGACGGTTCTACGGCGGGTTGTTCGGGTGGCAGTTCAACGACATGCCGGCCGGGCCGAACATGACCTACACGTTTTTGGAACTCGACCACAAGAGCGTCGGCGGTGCTTTTGACACCAAGGACATGGGCGAACACATCCCGCCCCACTGGATGCCCTTCATCAACGTGCGGAGCGCGGACGAGATCGCGAAGCGCACGAAGGCCAACGGTGGCCGGGTCCTGATGGGCCCCGATGACGTGATGGACGTGGGCCGGCAGGTTGCGATCGCGGATCCCACCGGCGCGCGGGTGGCCGTGTGGGAGGCGAAGAAGCATAAGGGTGCGGCGCTCGTGGGCGAAGATGGGGCGATGTGCTGGAACGAGCTGATGACACCGGATATCGAGGCGGCCGGCCGGTTCTACCGTACGGTGTTTGACTGGTCTTCGGAGCTGGTCGATACTAGCGCGGACAGCTCATACACGATCTTCAAGGGCGGCAGCACCATGATCGCCGGGATGATGGCAAGGCCGCAGCGGCTCAAGGACGTGCCGCCGAACTGGCTCACGTACTTCGGCGTCAAGGACGTCGACGCGTCGGCCGCCAAGGTTCGGGAGCTCGGCGGGCGGATCAACATGCCGCCGACGGACATCCCCGATATCGGCCGCTTCTCGGTCTGCGCCGATCCGCAGGGCGCGGTGTTAGCGATCGCGCATTTTCTCCCGCCTACGCACTAA
- a CDS encoding acetamidase/formamidase family protein — translation MATHYAPEDRVHFTWDVRHEPTIVAESGDVVVVHSRDVSDNQITRASTAAVLSSMNWSRVYPLAGPVFVKGARPGDTLAVEILDMHTTEGWGWTAIIPGFGLLADDFKEPALRIFDLTDGDAAYLRRDIAIPIEPFFGTMGVCPAGAKEQAVMPPGTFGGNMDTRQLTRGTTLYLPVQVEGALFSCGDAHAAQGDGEVCVSAIEAPMYATFRLSVQKGRSIPGPQFAHPGPLTPRVNHGGWYGTTGVGPDLHKAAQDAVRAMIAHLSETRGLSREDAYMLASLCADLKISEIVDAGQFIVSALLPNAVFRGTAA, via the coding sequence ATGGCGACCCATTACGCTCCCGAAGATCGCGTCCACTTCACCTGGGACGTCCGGCACGAGCCCACGATCGTCGCGGAGAGCGGCGACGTCGTGGTCGTGCACTCGCGCGACGTGAGCGACAACCAGATCACGCGGGCGTCGACCGCCGCAGTGCTCTCGTCCATGAACTGGAGCCGCGTCTACCCGCTCGCCGGGCCGGTGTTCGTGAAGGGTGCCCGCCCGGGCGACACGCTGGCGGTCGAGATCCTCGACATGCACACGACGGAAGGTTGGGGATGGACCGCCATCATCCCCGGCTTCGGTTTGCTCGCCGACGACTTCAAGGAGCCCGCGTTGAGGATCTTCGATCTCACCGACGGCGACGCCGCATACCTGCGTCGTGACATCGCGATCCCGATCGAACCGTTCTTCGGTACGATGGGCGTCTGCCCGGCCGGCGCGAAGGAGCAGGCGGTGATGCCCCCGGGAACGTTCGGGGGCAACATGGATACGCGTCAACTCACGCGCGGCACGACGCTCTACCTACCCGTACAGGTCGAGGGCGCCTTGTTCAGCTGCGGCGACGCGCACGCGGCGCAGGGCGACGGGGAGGTCTGCGTCAGCGCCATCGAGGCGCCGATGTACGCGACGTTCCGGCTGTCGGTGCAGAAGGGGCGCTCGATTCCCGGCCCGCAGTTCGCGCACCCGGGGCCGCTCACGCCGAGGGTCAACCACGGCGGATGGTACGGGACGACCGGCGTCGGACCCGATCTGCACAAGGCGGCACAGGACGCGGTGCGGGCGATGATCGCGCATCTCTCGGAGACGCGCGGGCTGTCGCGCGAAGACGCTTACATGCTGGCGAGTTTGTGCGCGGACCTCAAGATCTCGGAGATCGTCGACGCGGGCCAGTTCATCGTGAGCGCCTTGCTGCCGAACGCGGTTTTCCGCGGCACCGCGGCTTGA